The Anolis sagrei isolate rAnoSag1 chromosome Y, rAnoSag1.mat, whole genome shotgun sequence genome contains a region encoding:
- the LOC132781685 gene encoding sialic acid-binding Ig-like lectin 14, producing MPKYGRAWQAVFLPLKKKNLVSHMVTQIILILAFFCKGMLSQRRSSFTLEVSQNVPVQRNGCVHIPCQFTYYSTRTEKISANWFKPHAVKSSCYSNCVPGLLVATTNSRSVVEESAQNRFYFIGDPNQGDCSLIIMNAKAEDEGHYFLRIEGNWGLKYSYVTSSDTQPYISVRDPPWDVQITWTIHGIPHQEGTTGPIVAREGDTVTLVCDDKSKPDPTLNWIKGNNAIPVESREYVISQIKPEDAGEYRCQAKNQLCSTSQAIHVTVQYSPRNVTFSITRISRRDPTFSQGFPPEVAHGNKLMAQEGETLHILCQVDSNPPSRIHWIKPGGKTLKQANLLELPELTAEDEGAYVCHANNTIYSTQETFQLYVAYAPKLNEDPQRNATCWQQHNSFLCNCSFMAQPPPQVQWQVDGEIITEKKSKKNQKVTSLIQKNEVTSTLNWTGNLEVDHDIICIGHNFFGTYRMQLPLSALGASITTESYTGSPATVLISGLCGALLGVGFFMLGLFLLKFCKRKSPLKASCEEIVDPTNSGYPKANNNSLIYSNILPMGQRTPHVGQPKIPRQKNVKQEQIPKVPDLTTDKTDEVHYAALEFKFKNSNISPPIAEEETVEYSAIRQK from the exons ATGCCCAAGTATGGAAGAGCCTGGCAGGCTGTGTTTTTGCctttgaagaagaagaatttgGTTTCTCATATGGTGACTCAGATAATCCTGATTCTTGCATTTTTCTGCAAAG GTATGCTGAGCCAACGGAGATCAAGCTTCACACTGGAAGTGTCTCAAAATGTCCCTGTACAGCGGAACGGTTGTGTTCACATCCCTTGCCAATTCACATATTATAGTACCAGGACAGAGAAGATTTCTGCCAACTGGTTTAAACCTCATGCAGTAAAAAGTTCCTGTTACAGCAATTGCGTTCCTGGTTTACTTGTGGCCACCACTAATAGTAGAAGCGTGGTTGAGGAATCTGCTCAGAACCGTTTCTACTTCATAGGAGATCCAAACCAAGGTGACTGCTCTCTTATCATCATGAATGCCAAAGCCGAAGATGAGGGACACTACTTCTTGAGAATTGAAGGCAATTGGGGACTGAAGTACAGTTATGTGACTTCAAGTGATACACAACCTTACATTTCTGTGAGAG ATCCCCCATGGGATGTCCAAATCACATGGACCATACATG GCATACCCCACCAAGAAGGAACTACGGGTCCCATAGTGGCCCGAGAAGGTGATACTGTTACATTGGTGTGTGATGATAAGAGTAAACCAGATCCCACCCTGAACTGGATAAAGGGGAACAATGCTATCCCTGTAGAAAGCAGAGAATATGTGATTTCTCAGATCAAACCAGAAGACGCTGGGGAGTATCGGTGCCAGGCAAAAAATCAGCTTTGTTCAACCAGCCAAGCCATCCATGTGACTGTTCAGT ATTCACCGAGAAATGTGACATTCAGCATCACTCGAATTTCCAGGAGAGACCCTACCTTTTCTCAAG GTTTTCCCCCAGAAGTGGCACATGGCAACAAACTGATGGCTCAGGAAGGAGAGACGTTGCACATACTGTGCCAGGTGGATAGCAACCCTCCTTCCAGAATCCACTGGATCAAGCCAGGCGGGAAGACCTTGAAACAGGCTAACTTGTTAGAACTGCCTGAACTGACAGCTGAAGATGAGGGTGCATATGTGTGCCATGCCAATAATACTATATATTCAACTCAGGAGACCTTCCAGCTCTATGTAGCAT ATGCCCCCAAGCTCAATGAAGACCCTCAGAGAAATGCTACATGTTGGCAACAGCACAACAGCTTTCTCTGCAACTGTTCCTTTATGGCCCAACCTCCACCGCAGGTTCAGTGGCAAGTAGATGGAGAAATTATAACTGAGAAGAAGAGCAAAAAGAaccaaaaagtaacttctttaATCCAGAAGAATGAGGTCACCAGCACCCTCAACTGGACAGGCAATCTGGAGGTGGACCATGATATCATATGCATTGGGCACAATTTTTTTGGGACCTACAGGATGCAGCTCCCCCTCAGTGCCTTGGGAGCCTCCATCACCACAGAGTCTTATACAG GAAGCCCTGCAACTGTGCTCATCTCTGGACTATGCGGAGCCTTGCTGGGAGTTGGTTTCTTCATGCTGGGCCTGTTTTTGCTCAA ATTTTGTAAGAGGAAATCGCCACTGAAAGCAAGCTGTGAAGAGATTGTGGACCCCACAAATTCTGGGTACCCGAAGGCCAACAACAATAGCCTAATCTACAGCAACATTTTGCCTATG gGTCAAAGGACTCCCCATGTTGGTCAGCCCAAGATACCTAGACAGAAAAATGTGAAACAAGAGCAGATTCCTAAAGTTCCTGATCTGACCACAGATAAAACAGATGAGGTCCACTATGCAGCCTTGGAGTTCAAGTTTAAAAACTCAAACATCAGTCCTCCAATTGCAGAGGAAGAAACAGTGGAATATTCAGCAATCAGACAGAAATAA